In a single window of the Biomphalaria glabrata chromosome 5, xgBioGlab47.1, whole genome shotgun sequence genome:
- the LOC129926511 gene encoding rhodopsin, GQ-coupled-like, with protein sequence MAYGNINFSTSTANLTVDSDCFHLNLATLIFNVLEIVFLVIINLTTSLSFMINTFALFAILQTKKLRNYKTSFVISQVVADIIFQLAMTLINLIQPNLATPLIFNFVGIFCKNISFSLMLCISVEKYILLLHPVVYQRLVTKVKMYVVVSAVWVLSFILSNPFQMCSFFALSFSSYGKKYHQYVFPVINCLGLSVLTFICIHIFVITRRHLNQIARLKHFITDSCTYRQNQNDFNKRRMKTISFFMTVFINYLFLLTPVMAAKCYIMIHNFFRSDDYYQLFFTVQLLESLSSLFNVYMYTWKYPGFKKAARHQYTRVYNRVSGCLVFIYCGPKVERNATVILEMQRLNR encoded by the coding sequence ATGGCATACGGAAACATCAACTTTTCTACGTCTACTGCCAACTTGACCGTTGATAGCgattgttttcatttaaatttggcAACTTTGATCTTTAACGTTTTGGAAATTGTATTCCTTGTTATAATAAATTTAACAACCTCACTCAGTTTTATGATTAACACTTTTGCATTGTTTGCTATTCTGCAAACAAAGAAACTAAGAAACTATAAAACAAGTTTTGTGATTTCGCAAGTGGTCGCCGACATCATCTTTCAGTTGGCAATGACATTAATAAACCTAATACAACCAAATTTAGCAACCCCActaatttttaactttgtaggAATTTTTTGCAAAAACATTAGTTTTTCTTTGATGCTATGTATTTCTGTAGAGAAGTACATCCTGCTCCTACATCCTGTTGTGTATCAACGCTTAGTTACGAAAGTAAAAATGTACGTTGTTGTCAGCGCTGTCTGGGTATTATCCTTCATTCTCAGCAATCCTTTTCAGATGTGCAGTTTTTTTGCTTTGTCCTTTTCGTCTTACGGTAAAAAGTATCACCAATATGTATTTCCTGTTATTAATTGTCTGGGTCTAAGTGTACTCACCTTCATTTGTATACATATCTTTGTCATCACAAGAAGACATCTAAATCAAATAGCCAGATTAAAGCATTTCATCACTGACTCTTGTACATACAGGCAAAATCAGAATGACTTTAACAAGAGAAGGATGAAGACCATAAGTTTTTTCATGActgtatttataaattatttatttttacttaccCCGGTAATGGCTGCGAAATGTTATATAATGATACATAATTTTTTCAGATCTGATGattattatcaattatttttcacTGTACAATTGTTAGAATCTCTTTCCTCGTTATTTAATGTGTATATGTATACGTGGAAATATCCTGGCTTTAAAAAAGCGGCAAGACATCAATATACTAGAGTATACAATAGGGTTTCCGGATGTCTGGTTTTCATATACTGTGGCCCAAAGGTTGAAAGAAATGCAACAGTTATTCTAGAAATGCAGAGGCTTAATAGGTGA